Proteins from one Patescibacteria group bacterium genomic window:
- a CDS encoding glycosyltransferase family 2 protein, which translates to MVKMLRDKVVVIIVSYNGREYLPALMPPLVQEKYHDFDVEILVVDNNSSDDSVEFIKNNFPSVDIIVNKENTGFVGGNNIGYDWAKTRGADYIYLLNQDTVVSPGFLEPLYKFAKQNKFGSLQSKLRLWSKKDRINTVGNAIHFLGFGYGTESGKIDRNDHKIKKINYSSGAGEFLSMAALAELGYLFDETMFMYLEDLDLGWSLSMLGYDNYLIPESVIYHKYEFKRGMKHFYYFERNRLWVMLKNYKIATLIIIFPAWLIMEFGQLMLAMINRRTKDKIKAYSFLFSVSDMKMLATKRKYIQSKRTRSDRQVISKFTGLILFQPLNSLALKTANVLFFIYWQLIKIFIFW; encoded by the coding sequence ATGGTAAAAATGCTGCGTGATAAAGTTGTTGTTATAATAGTTTCTTATAATGGTCGTGAGTACCTACCGGCCCTTATGCCACCTTTGGTACAAGAAAAGTACCATGATTTTGATGTGGAGATTTTGGTGGTAGATAATAATTCTAGTGATGATTCAGTAGAATTTATAAAAAATAATTTCCCCAGTGTTGATATTATTGTTAATAAAGAAAATACAGGTTTTGTCGGAGGTAATAATATTGGTTATGATTGGGCCAAGACTAGAGGAGCGGATTATATATATCTTTTGAACCAGGACACTGTAGTCAGTCCAGGTTTTTTGGAGCCGCTTTATAAATTTGCCAAGCAAAACAAATTTGGTTCTCTGCAGTCAAAACTTAGATTATGGTCCAAAAAGGATAGGATTAATACGGTGGGTAATGCTATACATTTTTTGGGATTTGGTTATGGTACAGAATCCGGCAAAATTGATCGCAATGATCACAAAATAAAAAAAATAAATTATTCCTCCGGAGCTGGTGAATTTTTGTCTATGGCTGCTTTGGCAGAGTTAGGATATTTGTTTGATGAGACTATGTTTATGTATTTAGAGGATTTGGATTTGGGTTGGAGTTTGTCTATGTTGGGTTATGATAATTATCTTATTCCAGAGAGTGTTATTTATCATAAGTATGAATTCAAAAGAGGCATGAAGCATTTTTATTATTTTGAAAGAAATCGTCTTTGGGTAATGCTAAAAAATTATAAAATAGCCACTTTGATAATTATTTTCCCAGCCTGGTTGATTATGGAATTTGGGCAATTGATGCTAGCCATGATAAACAGAAGAACAAAAGATAAAATAAAAGCGTATTCATTTTTATTTTCAGTCAGTGATATGAAAATGCTAGCCACCAAAAGAAAATATATACAGTCCAAAAGAACTCGATCTGATCGTCAAGTAATTTCAAAGTTTACTGGATTGATTTTATTTCAGCCACTCAATTCGCTGGCTCTTAAAACGGCCAATGTTTTATTTTTTATTTATTGGCAGTTGATAAAAATATTTATTTTTTGGTAA
- a CDS encoding glycosyltransferase family 2 protein codes for MKISVVIPAYNEAKVILLTISQVKDYLEKNFSSFEIIVVDDCSRDSTLEILKSFEGIRIIRNLRNHGKGYTVAKGVKAAHGDLILFMDADNSTQISELDSFLPQIAEYDLVIASRALADSNIKIKQNFLKIFLGRLGNLVSRIFIHKSIGDTQCGFKLFSKDLKFIFEKLTISGFSFDFELIFLAKKYKFRIKEMPITWENNFDSTVKWHDYPKTFMDIIKINLNNLFGKYN; via the coding sequence ATGAAAATCAGTGTAGTTATACCGGCTTACAACGAAGCCAAGGTAATTTTACTTACCATTTCTCAAGTCAAAGATTATTTGGAAAAAAATTTTTCTAGTTTTGAAATAATAGTAGTTGATGATTGTTCTCGTGATAGTACTTTGGAAATTTTAAAATCTTTTGAAGGGATTAGAATCATTAGAAATTTGAGGAACCACGGCAAGGGTTATACGGTTGCCAAGGGAGTAAAAGCAGCTCATGGAGATTTGATACTGTTTATGGATGCCGACAACTCCACTCAAATATCAGAGTTAGATTCTTTTTTGCCTCAAATAGCCGAATATGATTTGGTGATTGCCTCTCGAGCCCTAGCAGACTCTAATATAAAAATAAAACAAAATTTTTTGAAGATATTTTTGGGGCGTTTGGGCAATTTGGTCAGTCGGATTTTTATACACAAAAGTATCGGTGATACCCAATGTGGGTTTAAGCTCTTTAGCAAAGATTTAAAGTTTATTTTTGAAAAGCTGACTATTTCAGGATTTTCCTTTGACTTTGAGTTGATTTTTTTAGCTAAAAAGTATAAATTCAGAATAAAAGAAATGCCTATTACTTGGGAAAATAACTTTGATTCTACGGTGAAGTGGCATGATTATCCCAAGACTTTTATGGATATAATAAAAATTAATTTAAATAATTTGTTTGGAAAATACAATTAA
- a CDS encoding HIT family protein has product MEDCIFCKIIKGEIPSYKVYEDETTMAFLDISPVNHGHTLVVSKQHYANLEEIPTNELQQLIITVKKVGQAIKNGLEVEGYNVCENNDPVAGQLIPHIHFHVVPRHENDGIKMWPQEPYPEGKAAEVLEKIKIN; this is encoded by the coding sequence ATGGAAGATTGTATTTTTTGCAAAATTATCAAAGGAGAAATACCTAGTTACAAAGTTTACGAAGATGAGACTACTATGGCTTTTTTAGATATTAGTCCGGTAAATCATGGGCACACTTTGGTGGTGTCTAAACAACACTACGCCAATTTGGAAGAAATCCCAACCAATGAATTACAACAATTGATAATTACGGTAAAAAAAGTGGGACAGGCTATCAAAAATGGTTTAGAAGTTGAAGGTTATAATGTTTGTGAAAATAATGATCCAGTGGCTGGACAATTGATTCCCCATATTCATTTTCACGTTGTGCCACGACATGAAAACGACGGCATCAAGATGTGGCCACAGGAGCCATATCCAGAAGGCAAAGCAGCTGAAGTATTAGAAAAAATTAAGATTAATTAA
- a CDS encoding NAD-dependent epimerase/dehydratase family protein translates to MKILVTGGAGFIGSHLVDSLVKDEHQVLVVDDLSTGKKEYINPHARFVQFDVRDEKLGNIVADFMPDIIYHLAAQKNVRTSLENPMLDASINILGSLNILDQAIKHKVKHFVFVSTCGIYGDTDQLPTTETGPEQALSPYILNKLTFEKYLAILGQEKIKWSAVRLSNIYGPRQDPYGEAGVIAIFLDNAIKGKDLNIFGDGEQTRDFMYVADAVDALLKVNQNVTGIYNIGTGQETSILNLVDTISNIAKEKVSVKHSDPVVGEVRRSCLDYSKASREISWQPNYDLHQGLEITYRWFKEKR, encoded by the coding sequence ATGAAAATATTGGTCACAGGCGGTGCGGGGTTTATTGGCTCACATTTGGTAGATAGTTTGGTTAAAGACGAACATCAGGTATTGGTGGTGGATGATTTGAGTACTGGCAAAAAAGAATATATAAATCCACACGCTAGATTTGTCCAGTTTGATGTACGGGATGAAAAATTGGGTAATATTGTAGCTGATTTTATGCCAGATATAATATATCATCTGGCTGCTCAAAAAAATGTGCGTACTTCTTTGGAAAATCCAATGCTTGATGCCAGCATCAATATATTGGGCTCTCTAAATATTTTGGATCAAGCAATAAAGCACAAAGTAAAACATTTTGTCTTTGTCTCAACCTGTGGTATATATGGTGACACTGATCAGTTGCCTACCACTGAAACTGGGCCAGAACAGGCTCTTTCTCCATATATATTAAATAAACTGACTTTTGAAAAATATCTGGCTATTTTAGGTCAGGAAAAAATAAAGTGGTCAGCAGTTAGGCTGTCAAATATTTACGGACCAAGGCAAGATCCATATGGTGAAGCCGGAGTGATAGCTATATTTTTGGATAATGCTATCAAAGGAAAAGATTTGAATATTTTCGGTGATGGAGAGCAAACCAGAGATTTTATGTATGTAGCTGATGCCGTAGATGCTTTGCTCAAGGTAAATCAAAATGTCACAGGCATTTATAATATTGGTACCGGCCAAGAAACTTCTATTCTGAATTTGGTGGATACTATTTCTAATATTGCCAAAGAAAAAGTGTCGGTCAAACACAGTGATCCGGTAGTGGGCGAGGTGAGAAGGAGTTGCTTGGATTATTCCAAGGCTAGTCGAGAGATAAGCTGGCAGCCCAATTATGATTTGCATCAAGGATTAGAAATAACCTATCGTTGGTTTAAAGAAAAAAGATAA
- a CDS encoding GDP-mannose 4,6-dehydratase gives MKPFIENKNILVLGGAGFIGSHLCEELVRRGDNVVCVDNFISSDVENIRSLLEYPNFEFIRHDLEEQIDFSIQPGLGKFKVEVQGFQEIYNLACPTAPKDYTKFPVKTAIANSVVVVNSLEMARKYKARYLLASTSAVYGKPPEDGTPVRESYYGLLDFLGPRACYNEGKRFAETLVVTYRDVYQLNTSIARIFSTYGPRMLQHSGRQVPDFIRSAVDNKDVEIAGDENSVISFCYVKDIVEGLIALMVSEISEPINLGTEQQYTMTEVAKKVIDLVGSSSSITYTNKYAYTMQPAIPDISKAKEELNWFPLVSIEDGLKEAIDYYKATAFLHRPVFEGKIEE, from the coding sequence ATGAAACCATTTATTGAAAATAAAAACATTTTGGTTTTGGGTGGAGCCGGTTTTATTGGATCGCACCTTTGTGAAGAGCTGGTTAGAAGGGGAGACAATGTTGTCTGCGTGGATAATTTTATATCATCAGATGTAGAAAATATACGTTCACTTTTGGAATACCCAAATTTCGAATTTATCAGACACGATTTGGAAGAACAAATAGATTTTTCTATTCAGCCTGGTTTGGGCAAATTTAAAGTCGAGGTGCAGGGTTTTCAGGAAATCTACAATTTAGCTTGTCCGACTGCTCCGAAAGATTATACAAAATTTCCTGTCAAAACAGCCATTGCCAATTCGGTAGTGGTAGTAAATAGTTTAGAAATGGCCAGAAAATATAAGGCTAGATATTTATTAGCCTCCACTTCAGCTGTTTATGGTAAGCCGCCCGAAGATGGTACACCAGTCAGAGAAAGCTATTATGGTTTGCTAGATTTTTTGGGTCCTCGTGCTTGCTATAATGAAGGTAAGAGATTTGCCGAAACACTGGTTGTCACTTATCGGGATGTTTACCAACTAAATACCAGTATTGCTAGGATATTTTCCACCTATGGACCAAGGATGCTCCAACACAGCGGTCGTCAAGTGCCGGATTTTATTAGGAGTGCAGTTGACAACAAAGATGTAGAGATTGCCGGTGATGAAAATTCGGTTATTAGCTTTTGTTATGTCAAAGATATTGTAGAGGGGCTCATTGCTTTGATGGTCTCAGAAATATCTGAACCAATAAACTTAGGAACCGAACAACAATACACTATGACAGAAGTTGCCAAAAAAGTTATTGATTTAGTAGGCTCAAGTTCTTCTATAACTTATACCAATAAATATGCCTATACCATGCAGCCAGCTATACCAGATATTAGTAAGGCCAAAGAAGAATTAAATTGGTTTCCTCTGGTATCAATAGAAGACGGGCTCAAAGAAGCTATTGATTATTACAAGGCTACGGCATTTTTGCATCGCCCTGTATTTGAAGGAAAAATAGAAGAATAA
- a CDS encoding GIY-YIG nuclease family protein gives MYKEYYIYILANKRNGTLYIGVTNDIVRRVFEHKNKLHDGFTKRYGIHKLVYYEIIYDITLAIMREKQLKKWNRKWKLELIEKENPYWDDLYYRII, from the coding sequence ATGTACAAAGAGTATTATATTTATATTTTAGCAAATAAAAGAAATGGTACATTATATATAGGCGTTACCAATGATATAGTTAGGCGCGTATTTGAGCATAAAAATAAGCTACACGACGGATTTACAAAAAGGTATGGAATACACAAGTTAGTTTATTATGAAATAATATATGATATAACTTTGGCTATAATGAGAGAAAAACAACTTAAAAAATGGAATAGAAAGTGGAAGTTGGAGCTTATAGAAAAAGAAAATCCATATTGGGACGATCTTTATTATCGTATAATTTAA
- the rfbB gene encoding dTDP-glucose 4,6-dehydratase: MKNILVTGGAGFIGSNFIHYIIKKYPDYKIINLDVLTYAGNLANLKSLENNPNYKFVKGDIGDYDLVSKIAREDSVDLIINFAAESHVDNSITGPDPFIITNVLGTHTLLKVAKENNIRFHHVSTDEVFGELKDNQEKFSENTKYDPRSPYSASKASSDHLVRAYHATYGLPITISNCSNNYGPYQHVEKFIPLFITNLLQNKKVPLYGEGKNIRDWLYVEDHCRAIDLIMHRGKIGETYLVGGDSEKRNIDIAKLLVSKLGKDESMIERVEDRLGHDYRYAIDFSKIKKELGWQPTVSFDEGLDKTIEWYKNNSPR, from the coding sequence ATGAAAAATATTTTGGTGACAGGTGGTGCGGGGTTTATTGGTTCCAACTTCATACACTATATTATAAAAAAATATCCAGATTACAAAATAATTAATTTGGATGTTTTGACTTATGCCGGAAATTTGGCCAATTTAAAATCATTGGAAAATAATCCAAATTACAAATTTGTAAAAGGAGATATCGGAGATTATGATTTAGTTTCTAAAATAGCCAGAGAGGATAGTGTAGACTTGATAATAAATTTTGCCGCTGAAAGCCACGTAGACAATTCTATCACCGGCCCAGATCCATTTATTATTACCAATGTATTGGGTACTCATACCCTGCTTAAAGTTGCCAAGGAAAATAATATTCGCTTTCATCATGTTTCTACTGATGAGGTATTTGGTGAGCTCAAAGATAATCAGGAAAAATTTTCTGAAAATACCAAGTATGATCCGCGCAGTCCCTATTCAGCCAGCAAGGCCTCTTCTGATCATTTAGTCCGAGCCTATCACGCTACTTATGGACTGCCAATTACAATTTCTAATTGTAGTAATAATTATGGACCATACCAACACGTAGAAAAATTTATTCCACTTTTTATTACCAATTTACTGCAAAATAAAAAAGTACCTCTTTATGGTGAAGGCAAAAATATTCGTGACTGGCTCTATGTAGAAGATCATTGCCGAGCCATAGATTTGATAATGCATCGTGGTAAGATTGGTGAGACATATCTGGTAGGCGGTGACAGCGAAAAAAGAAATATAGATATTGCCAAGCTTTTGGTCAGTAAATTGGGCAAAGATGAGTCGATGATAGAACGTGTAGAAGACAGATTAGGCCATGACTACAGGTATGCCATAGATTTTTCTAAAATAAAAAAAGAACTAGGCTGGCAGCCGACTGTCAGTTTTGACGAGGGTCTGGACAAGACTATAGAGTGGTATAAAAATAATTCACCCCGTTAA
- a CDS encoding glycosyltransferase: MKIAVISNLYPPFVRGGAEIVAAMEAQGLKKSWQHVFAISTRPAKVKFIGAHIFRTGLWTTSVDTFEEVDVYRFNPVNLYYYLDDFKFPSFLRLFWHIFDIFNIFSYFKIKKILLKEKPDVVITHNLMGIGFLVPMLIRNLKIKHLHTVHDVQLVTPSGLIIKGKENAFSHRFFRYIGYVALMRKLMGSPDVVVSPSKFLMDFYTKNGFFKHSKKAVIPNPIRSLMKMPKTPTPNLELVYLGQIHRAKGVLDLIDSFIKIKLPHMRLHIVGVGEDLPRAKHKAKDDKRIIFHGWLPNHKLLPLLSSMDVMLVPSLCYENSPTVIYESLSMGMPVIASDIGGASELIVENINGWSFPAGDFDILNKKIVGLYKQREKIAKMADNCRISVKQHNLENYINKILELINRPH, from the coding sequence ATGAAAATTGCTGTAATATCAAATTTATATCCGCCATTTGTGCGTGGTGGGGCAGAGATAGTGGCTGCTATGGAGGCTCAGGGGCTCAAAAAATCATGGCAGCATGTCTTTGCAATTTCTACTCGACCAGCTAAAGTAAAGTTTATTGGCGCTCATATTTTTCGCACGGGACTTTGGACAACCAGTGTCGATACTTTTGAAGAGGTTGATGTCTATCGTTTCAATCCAGTTAATCTTTATTATTATTTAGATGATTTTAAGTTTCCATCTTTCTTACGTTTGTTTTGGCATATTTTTGATATCTTCAATATTTTTTCTTATTTCAAAATAAAAAAGATTTTGTTAAAAGAAAAGCCGGATGTGGTGATTACTCACAATCTGATGGGTATTGGTTTTTTGGTACCAATGCTTATTAGGAATTTAAAAATAAAACATCTTCATACTGTCCATGATGTACAGCTAGTCACACCCTCTGGTTTGATTATCAAGGGCAAAGAAAATGCCTTTAGCCATCGTTTTTTTCGATATATTGGTTATGTAGCTTTGATGAGAAAGTTGATGGGTAGCCCTGATGTGGTAGTTTCTCCTTCCAAATTTTTGATGGATTTTTATACTAAAAATGGGTTTTTTAAGCATTCAAAAAAAGCAGTTATTCCCAACCCTATTCGTTCACTTATGAAAATGCCCAAGACACCAACGCCAAATTTGGAATTGGTATATCTGGGTCAGATTCATCGTGCCAAAGGAGTATTGGATTTGATTGACTCTTTTATAAAAATAAAATTGCCACACATGCGCCTGCATATTGTCGGAGTAGGGGAAGATCTACCCAGAGCAAAACATAAAGCCAAAGATGATAAAAGAATTATTTTTCATGGTTGGCTACCCAATCACAAATTATTGCCCCTTTTGTCATCTATGGATGTGATGCTGGTGCCATCTCTTTGCTATGAAAATTCCCCAACTGTTATTTACGAATCACTATCTATGGGTATGCCAGTGATTGCATCGGACATTGGCGGAGCTAGTGAACTGATAGTAGAAAATATAAATGGCTGGTCTTTTCCGGCGGGAGATTTTGATATTTTAAATAAAAAAATAGTCGGCCTTTATAAGCAGAGAGAAAAAATTGCCAAAATGGCTGATAATTGTCGGATTAGTGTAAAACAACATAATTTAGAAAATTATATTAATAAAATTTTAGAACTTATCAATAGACCTCATTAA
- a CDS encoding glycosyltransferase family 4 protein encodes MKIAEVTSTFPPYKAGMGNVAYYNAWSLSTLGHDVTVFTPLYKINTPYRDEYPFEVQRLRPWFKYGNAGILPQLFYKLSAYDIIHLHYPFFGGAEIIYFLDKIKDLRLLVTYHMDVQGRGLLSKFFNWHTNNVTPRILDSADKIIVTSFDYAKNSSLKERLQAEPEKFVEIPCGVNHLLFKPRIRDKGVIDKYGLHDKKIIMFVGALDKAHYFKGINVLIQAINKIASSDDFRLLIIGDGNLRSTYESMVDSLGLSKKIIFTGFVPDDFLPKFYSVADIFVLPSIDRSEAFGIVSLEAMSSGVPVIASDLPGVRSVVDKRKTGLLIKPGNVDNLASMIDYLLRNPKEAKAYGKAGREKVLRQYTWEKIGYKLDNIIRSI; translated from the coding sequence ATGAAAATAGCAGAAGTTACATCTACTTTTCCTCCATATAAGGCCGGTATGGGCAATGTTGCTTACTACAATGCTTGGTCTCTTAGTACGCTTGGTCATGATGTCACAGTTTTTACACCTCTTTACAAGATCAATACTCCGTATCGTGATGAATATCCTTTTGAGGTGCAGAGATTAAGGCCGTGGTTCAAATATGGTAATGCCGGTATCCTGCCCCAGCTTTTTTATAAGCTGTCTGCTTATGATATTATTCATCTGCATTATCCTTTTTTTGGTGGGGCAGAGATAATATATTTTTTGGATAAGATAAAGGATCTGCGCTTACTGGTTACTTATCATATGGATGTTCAGGGCAGGGGGCTGTTGTCGAAGTTTTTTAATTGGCACACCAATAATGTCACGCCAAGAATTTTGGATTCAGCTGACAAGATTATTGTTACTTCTTTTGATTATGCCAAAAATTCCAGCTTGAAAGAGCGTCTACAGGCCGAGCCGGAAAAATTCGTAGAAATACCATGTGGAGTTAATCATCTTCTATTTAAGCCTCGTATCAGAGATAAAGGAGTAATAGATAAATACGGTTTGCACGACAAAAAAATAATAATGTTTGTCGGAGCCTTAGATAAAGCCCATTATTTTAAGGGCATAAATGTGCTTATTCAGGCTATCAACAAGATAGCCAGTAGTGATGATTTTAGGTTATTAATTATTGGTGATGGTAATTTGCGCTCTACTTATGAGAGCATGGTAGATAGTCTGGGCTTGTCCAAAAAGATTATTTTTACTGGTTTTGTGCCAGATGATTTTTTGCCAAAGTTTTATAGTGTGGCTGATATTTTTGTCTTGCCGTCTATTGATAGATCAGAAGCCTTTGGTATAGTATCTCTTGAAGCCATGTCATCAGGTGTGCCGGTTATTGCTTCTGATTTGCCGGGAGTCAGATCGGTAGTAGATAAAAGAAAGACTGGTCTTTTGATCAAACCAGGTAATGTAGATAATCTGGCTTCTATGATTGATTATCTTTTAAGAAATCCCAAAGAAGCCAAGGCCTATGGTAAGGCTGGTCGCGAAAAAGTATTGCGTCAATATACTTGGGAAAAGATAGGCTATAAATTGGATAATATTATAAGAAGTATTTAA
- a CDS encoding DUF2304 domain-containing protein, which yields MIYLQIIITLFVLVILFKLFVQKQKNKISLFSFIIWFLLWLAVLVVFWQPDTTTYLANVLGIGRGADLVVYISIVVIFYMLFRIFVRLNKIENEITKAVREDAIKNAEKR from the coding sequence ATGATTTACTTACAAATCATAATTACTTTATTTGTCTTGGTTATTTTGTTTAAGCTTTTTGTGCAAAAGCAAAAAAATAAAATATCACTTTTTTCTTTTATTATTTGGTTTTTGCTCTGGCTGGCAGTATTAGTCGTTTTTTGGCAGCCTGATACCACTACTTATTTGGCCAATGTTTTGGGTATAGGCAGAGGGGCAGATTTGGTTGTTTATATATCAATTGTTGTAATATTTTATATGCTCTTTAGAATTTTTGTACGATTGAATAAAATTGAAAATGAAATTACTAAAGCCGTCAGAGAGGACGCCATAAAAAATGCTGAAAAAAGATAA
- a CDS encoding glycosyltransferase family 2 protein: MNIFVIIPTWNEAKRIGQVLSDLSALPYKLVVVDDGSTDETLDIVRNYKVDILKHKINRGQGAALETGNQYAIRNGADIIVHFDGDGQFLAEEIKDIIDPLLGGQADIVFGSRFLGKKSQMPWLKEKIYMPMARLVNRILLGVKSSDPQNGFRAMTKSTAQKIRIENDEYAHCSEIIAKSFAYRMRIREIPVTVIYRDFGQGLGGGVRIIKDLLFSKISK; encoded by the coding sequence GTGAATATTTTTGTCATTATACCAACTTGGAATGAAGCCAAAAGAATCGGACAGGTGTTAAGTGACCTGTCTGCTTTGCCTTATAAATTGGTGGTAGTTGATGATGGCTCTACAGATGAGACTTTGGATATAGTCAGAAATTACAAAGTAGATATTTTGAAGCACAAAATAAACCGTGGACAAGGGGCAGCCCTAGAAACCGGTAATCAATATGCCATCAGAAATGGAGCAGATATTATAGTGCATTTCGATGGTGATGGTCAGTTTTTGGCTGAAGAGATAAAAGATATAATTGATCCATTATTGGGCGGCCAAGCTGATATTGTGTTTGGCTCTAGATTTTTAGGTAAAAAGTCACAGATGCCATGGCTCAAAGAGAAAATCTATATGCCAATGGCTAGACTGGTAAATAGAATCCTTTTGGGAGTAAAATCATCTGATCCTCAAAATGGTTTTCGAGCCATGACCAAATCAACTGCCCAGAAGATCAGGATAGAAAATGACGAATATGCTCATTGCTCAGAAATTATCGCCAAGTCTTTTGCTTATCGTATGCGTATCAGAGAGATACCAGTTACTGTGATTTACCGTGACTTTGGTCAAGGATTAGGTGGTGGGGTGAGAATTATAAAAGATTTATTATTTAGTAAAATAAGCAAATGA